A genomic region of Anas acuta chromosome 1, bAnaAcu1.1, whole genome shotgun sequence contains the following coding sequences:
- the FBXO40 gene encoding F-box only protein 40, whose protein sequence is MIKHRAQKTPPGQHRHCEKCFSRHCRAPIEPSVSCMVISCRFHCGATFHMCKEEEHQLLCPLEQVPCLNSDYGCPFSMARFKLAKHLQVCPASVVCCSMEWNRWPNVDSDTTLHKNIMKETLSEECLDTALALRDQKILFRSLRVADLFPEWRRKDEVEELMDEAMGGEEGAVGGLACGSQEGNDPASELSQREREDLAKDKEGMDLGSYKTWENIFSKELLACKVTGSAAGKGKNTEEASKKTASGPCAASSAEKAKETPGNAEEAKDQQPEQVTPNKEMTGLAPWQEGVLERLKKEVGVADYNMYLVHHGGMLIRFGQLAACTPKEKDFVYGNLEAQEVKTVYTFKVPVSYCGKRARLGDALGHKMPTSDKSVDTSDLGISPEELPTANVVQATLLCALEKELKGHEISEARGIDGLFVDFATQTYSFPLEPFSSNAVLADVLDEKSQPELHVELYTECVTRRHNKSSSAFTFTCSHFFRRDEFASHFKNVHADIQSCLDGWFQHRCPLAYLGCTFVQNHFRPDGHKAKVIYSKLLKTFAIKPEVDTVLAESGTCSYTVDNRGRNKDLLSSLPLEVLKYIAGFLDSFSLSQLSQVSVLMRDICATLLQERGMVLLVWEKKRYSHGGTSWKARRKTWQFSSLFSRVNRWQHNEVACMSEHLKKCPFYKVEHKTDPVLLTGMCEAREPVQKTLVSTFKRKV, encoded by the exons ATGATTAAG CACAGAGCTCAGAAAACTcctcctgggcagcacaggCACTGTGAGAAATGCTTCAGCCGGCACTGCCGCGCGCCGATCGAGCCCTCCGTCTCCTGCATGGTGATCAGCTGCCGCTTTCACTGCGGAGCCACCTTCCACATGTGCAAGGAGGAGGAGCACCAGCTGCTCTGCCCCTTGGAGCAGGTGCCCTGCCTTAACTCAGACTATGGCTGTCCTTTTTCCATGGCCCGCTTTAAGCTGGCAAAGCACCTTCAGGTCTGTCCAGCCAGCGTTGTCTGCTGCTCGATGGAGTGGAATCGCTGGCCAAACGTGGATTCAGACACAACCCTCCACAAGAACATTATGAAGGAGACCTTGAGTGAGGAGTGTCTGGACACAGCGTTGGCGCTCAGAGACCAGAAGATACTTTTCAGGAGTTTGAGGGTAGCCGACTTGTTTCCAGAGTGGAGGAGAAAGGATGAAGTGGAAGAGCTAATGGATGAAGCCATGGGTGGGGAAGAAGGTGCTGTGGGAGGATTGGCCTGTGGTTCCCAAGAGGGCAATGACCCAGCATCTGAGCTCAGCCAACGTGAGCGTGAAGATTTGGCAAAGGACAAGGAAGGAATGGATCTGGGGAGTTACAAAACCTGGGAGAACATTTTCAGCAAAGAGCTCTTGGCGTGCAAGGTAACAGGCTCAGCAGCtggcaagggaaaaaatacagaggagGCTTCCAAGAAAACAGCATCAGGACCttgtgctgccagctctgcagagaaggcaAAGGAAACGCCTGGTAATGCAGAAGAAGCAAAAGACCAACAGCCTGAACAAGTAACACCGAATAAAGAAATGACAGGCCTGGCTCCTTGGCAAGAAGGGGTCCTGGAGAGGCTGAAGAAAGAAGTTGGTGTGGCCGATTACAACATGTATCTGGTACATCACGGGGGAATGCTCATCCGCTTTGGCCAGCTAGCTGCTTGCACTCcgaaagaaaaagactttgtGTATGGGAACTTGGAAGCTCAGGAGGTGAAGACTGTCTACACCTTCAAAGTGCCAGTTAGTTACTGTGGCAAAAGAGCACGGCTAGGAGATGCACTGGGACACAAGATGCCAACTTCAGACAAGTCGGTGGATACCTCAGATTTGGGAATAAGTCCAGAAGAACTGCCTACAGCAAACGTAGTTCAAGCCACACTGCTGTGTGCATTGGAAAAAGAACTGAAAGGCCATGAGATCTCCGAAGCAAGGGGTATCGATGGACTGTTTGTGGACTTTGCAACACAGACTTACAGCTTTCCCCTGGAGCCTTTCTCCTCCAATGCTGTTCTAGCAGATGTTCTGGATGAAAAAAGCCAACCAGAACTCCATGTGGAGCTGTACACTGAATGTGTAACCAGAAGACACAACAAAAGCAGTTCAGCTTTCACATTCACTTGCAGTCATTTCTTCAGGAGAGACGAGTTTGCATCCCACTTCAAGAATGTGCATGCTGATATCCAGTCATGTCTGGATGGGTGGTTTCAGCATCGCTGTCCTCTGGCCTACTTGGGATGTACTTTTGTTCAAAATCACTTCCGCCCTGATGGACATAAGGCCAAGGTGATATACAGCAAGCTTCTCAAGACATTTGCTATTAAACCAGAGGTTGACACCGTCCTTGCTGAGTCAGGGACATGCAGTTACACAGTGGACAATCGAGGGAGAAACAAGGATTTGCTGAGCAGCCTCCCACTGGAAGTGCTGAAGTACATTGCTGGGTTCCTGGACAGCTTCAGTTTATCTCAGCTATCGCAAGTGTCAGTGCTGATGAGGGACATCTGTGCCACTCTACTTCAAGAGAGGGGAATGGTCCTGCTGgtctgggagaagaaaagataTTCCCATGGTGGTACTTCATGGAAAGCTCGCAGAAAG ACCTGGCAATTCAGCAGCCTCTTCTCCAGAGTTAACAGGTGGCAGCACAACGAGGTGGCATGCATGTCAGAGCACCTGAAGAAGTGCCCATTCTACAAAGTGGAGCACAAGACGGACCCTGTGCTGCTGACCGGCATGTGTGAGGCTCGAGAGCCTGTTCAAAAGACTTTGGTTTCCACCTTCAAGCGCAAGGTCTGA
- the TAPBPL gene encoding tapasin-related protein, with protein MIRELILCCCVLALHAGPVEDPTAVPQYRTVDIVLDCSYVWDGGLLHGFGASLSKHPATLVLRGISVRDDGSLGDVTDYEVPQGTPDSTPPVIFEASAQSVSIPHAEALLHMDCNGEEMSCELSLYSSRRDGEGPCRASWFMATLQLSGGISIALVLRGPCPSGQEEEGHDAVLHPKLGIPVSKEGTLLTTVEFQSSSRNTSMRTHLGGSVTLDCRFALAPSSTLSSLEWRRQHRGRGQSIYQYQVGSTGPATQPKVHVDVAQLLGSGDASLSLQGATVADEGMYICMVSTAQHQAQHNIQLLVAEPPRVRVLPSVVSFESDETITLSCIIAGYYPLDVSVSWTQRSPENEAEIRLSDTRFSSHRQSQDGTYSITSYLSLSSATAQAPATYTCHVSHMALEEPISVSAHLKAPEHKGWEGLVGMLIATAIFITVLFAVLRRKRAAKPKSG; from the exons ATGATCAGAGAGCTCATCCTGTGCTGCTGCGTGCTGGCTCTGCATGCGG gCCCAGTGGAAGATCCCACAGCAGTGCCTCAGTATCGCACGGTGGATATCGTCCTGGACTGCTCCTACGTGTGGGACGGAGGACTGCTGCATGGCTTCGGTGCCTCGCTCTCCAAGCACCCGGCTACCCTAGTGCTAAGGGGTATCAGCGTCAGAGACGACGGGAGCTTGGGAGATGTAACTGACTACGAAGTCCCACAGGGAACTCCTGACTCCACTCCTCCCGTCATCTTTGAAGCCTCAG CCCAGTCAGTGTCCATCCCACATGCAGAGGCCCTGCTGCACATGGACTGCAACGGGGAGGAGATGAGCTGCGAGCTCTCCCTGTACAGCTCCCGGCGGGACGGCGAGGGGCCCTGCCGAGCCTCCTGGTTCATGGCCACCCTGCAGCTCTCCGGTGGGATCAGCATCGCCCTGGTGCTCAGAGGACCCTGCCCCAGCGGACAAGAGGAGGAGGGACACGATGCAGTGCTGCACCCGAAGCTGGGGATTCCTGTGAGCAAAGAGGGGACGTTGCTGACCACAG TTGAATTTCAGTCATCATCAAGAAACACTTCCATGCGCACACATCTCGGTGGCTCTGTAACCCTCGACTGCCGCTTTGCCTTGGCCCCCAGCTCCACGCTGTCCTCCCTGGAGTGGAGGAGGCAGCACCGAGGCAGAGGCCAGAGCATTTACCAGTACCAGGTGGGGAGCACAGGCCCTGCAACGCAGCCAAAAGTCCACGTGGACGTggcacagctgctggggagcGGAGACGCATCACTGAGCCTGCAAGGAGCGACTGTGGCTGATGAAGGGATGTACATCTGCATGGTGTCCACCGCACAGCACCAGGCCCAGCACAACATCCAGCTGCTTGTGGCTG agCCCCCAAGGGTCCGTGTGCTTCCGTCAGTGGTGTCATTCGAGAGCGATGAGACAATTACACTGTCCTGCATCATTGCTGGCTATTACCCCCTGGATGTCTCGGTGAGCTGGACACAGAGGTCTCCTGAGAATGAAGCAGAAATCCGCCTCTCAGACACGCGTTTCTCCAGTCACCGGCAAAGCCAGGATGGCACCTACAGCATCACCTCCTACCTCAgcctcagctctgccacagCGCAAGCACCAGCCACCTACACCTGCCACGTTTCACACATGGCTCTGGAGGAGCCCATCTCTGTCAGTGCCCATCTGAAGGCACCAG AGCACAAGGGATGGGAAGGACTGGTGGGGATGCTCATTGCCACTGCCATTTTCATCACTGTCCTCTTCGCTGTGCTCAGACGGAAAAGAGCAG CTAAGCCGAAGTCTGGGTAA